Within the Kineosporia corallincola genome, the region GGGCCGCGGCGACGCGGTCACCCAGACGCGAAAGGCTGGAACAGGCCAGGGGTCTCGATCGCCTTCCGACGGCCTCGGCCCGGACCTCGTCGGTGGTGCGGCCAGACATCGTGACGGTACGCCTGAACTGACCGCCGATGAATGCCGGAAGACGACGCCGATCTGAACCGCCCGGTGAAGAAGAATGCCCAGGCCTTGCCTGGTGATACGGGTCACATTGCTCGGGGACTGGGCGACTGTCAAGGAAATTCGCCGACAGGCGTCCAAAAAATCGTCCATTCCTGGCGACCTTTCATTGTTTCTCTCTGGCGGCCCGGGCTTTTCGTTAGGACCGGCGAAGCCGCCGGGTTCATGAAGGTCTGGGAATTCCGGGTCTACCGGTGCCGGGGATTTCGGTGGAACGGTGCCGCCCGGATTCCGCGACGGCGCGCTGCCGAGGACACAACAGCAGGACGGGGCCTCGTGGCGCCGCTAGGGTGCGGGGCGACGGGTGGACGCACGGATGAAAGCGACGAGTTCCCACGGGGGAGACTGTGGCTGAGCCAGCTGGGCGACCGAAAGCGGCCGGGGGCCGGGCAAGGCAAGGGAACGGCAAATTCGAGCAGCGCCGTTCCGAACTTGCCGACGCCGCCCTGAAAACGTTGTCAGAACTCGGTTATGCCCGCACCAGTCTTCGGGAGATCGCCCAGAATTCCGAGTTCTCCCACGGTGTCCTGCATTATTACTTCATCGACAAGGTCGATCTGATCACCTATTGCGTGCGGCAGTACAAGGCCCGCTGCATGCGCCGGTACGACGGGATCATCGCCACGGCCGCCACCGGTGCCCAGTTGCGGCACGAATTCGCCCTGGCGATGGCCGAGTCGATGCTTCAGGACGGCGATCTGCACCGGCTCTGGTACGACCTGCGCTCGCAGTCGATGTTCGACGCGGCCTTCCGGGCCGACGTGGTCGAGATCGACCTCGGCCTGCAAGACATGACCTGGCGAGTCACCACCCGGATCAGCGAGCTGGCCGAGGTGGCACCGCCGTTCGGGCCGGCCGTCACCTACGGCATCCTCGACGGGCTGTTCCAGCAGGCACTGCTACGGCACTGTTCCGGCGACGCGACCGCCGCCGACTACCTGATCGGGGCCATCGACGAGGTGATGGCGCGGTTCGTGCCGCTGGCGCCGGTTTGATCCTCAGGCCCTATCGTTCAGGGCTATGGAAAAGCGAACCCTGGGCCGGACCGGCCGCAGCGTGGGAGTCGTCGGTCTGGGCGCGTGGCAGCTCGGCGCCGACTGGGGTTCGGTGAGCACGCAGGACGCGCTGGCCACCCTGCACGCCGCCGTCGAGGCCGGAGTCACCTTCATCGACACCGCCGACGTCTACGGTGACGGGCGGAGCGAGAAGGTCATCGGCAAACTGCTCAAGGAGCTCCCGGACGCCGGGCTCACCGTGGCCACGAAGCTCGGCCGCCGCGCCGACCCGTTCGAGCCGGCCAGCTTCACCAAGGACAACATGAAGTCCTGGGTCGACCGCAGCCGTTCCAACCTCGGCGTCGACACGCTCGACCTGGTGCAGCTGCACTGCCCGCCGACCCCGGTCTACTCCACCGACAAGGTCTACGACGCGCTCGACTCGATGGTCTCGAAGGGCCGCATCGCCGCCTACGGCGTCAGCGTCGAGACCTGCGCCGAGGCGATCACCGCCATCGCCCGGCCGAACGTGGCCAGCGTGCAGATCATCCTCAACCCGCTGCGCCAGAAGCCGCTGGAGCAGGTGCTCCCCGCGGCCGAGGCGGCCGGCGTCGGCATCATCGCCCGGGTTCCGCTGGCCAGCGGCCTGCTGTCCGGCCGGTACACCGAGGACACCGTGTTCGCGGACGACGACCACCGCACCTTCAACCGCTCGGGCGAGGCCTTCGACGTGGGCGAGACCTTCGCCGGCGTGCCGTTCCGGGCCGGCGTGCGCGCGGTGCGCCGTCTTCAGCAGCAGCTCCCGGACGACGAGGGCACGCTCGCGCAGACCGCCCTGCGCTGGATCATCGACCAGCCGGGCGTGAGCACGGTGATCCCCGGTGCCCGCTCGCCCGAGCAGGCCCGGGCCAACGCCGCCGCCGCCGAGCTGTCCGAGCTCAGCGACGACGTGCGCGGCGTGATCCGGCGGATCTACGACGAGGACATCCGCCCCCTGGTGCACAACCGCTGGTGACGTGTCAGGCCGAGGCCGTGGTCAGATCGTCGACCTCGGCCTCGGTCAGCTTCAGGTCGGCGGCCGCCATCAGGGCCGGAAGCTGTTCCACCGAGCGGGCACTCGCGATCGGGGCGAGCACGTTCGGCCGGGACAGCAGCCAGGCCAGGGCCACCGTGGTGATCGGTGCGTCGTGGGCGGCCGACAC harbors:
- a CDS encoding TetR/AcrR family transcriptional regulator; translated protein: MAEPAGRPKAAGGRARQGNGKFEQRRSELADAALKTLSELGYARTSLREIAQNSEFSHGVLHYYFIDKVDLITYCVRQYKARCMRRYDGIIATAATGAQLRHEFALAMAESMLQDGDLHRLWYDLRSQSMFDAAFRADVVEIDLGLQDMTWRVTTRISELAEVAPPFGPAVTYGILDGLFQQALLRHCSGDATAADYLIGAIDEVMARFVPLAPV
- a CDS encoding aldo/keto reductase — protein: MEKRTLGRTGRSVGVVGLGAWQLGADWGSVSTQDALATLHAAVEAGVTFIDTADVYGDGRSEKVIGKLLKELPDAGLTVATKLGRRADPFEPASFTKDNMKSWVDRSRSNLGVDTLDLVQLHCPPTPVYSTDKVYDALDSMVSKGRIAAYGVSVETCAEAITAIARPNVASVQIILNPLRQKPLEQVLPAAEAAGVGIIARVPLASGLLSGRYTEDTVFADDDHRTFNRSGEAFDVGETFAGVPFRAGVRAVRRLQQQLPDDEGTLAQTALRWIIDQPGVSTVIPGARSPEQARANAAAAELSELSDDVRGVIRRIYDEDIRPLVHNRW